The window CGATGACATCGAGTGCTTCCGCGATCATATCGTAATACGTGATCCCTTCATCTTCCGCCATGAACGCGAGGCGCGCTTCCGGATCGATCCCGATGCAGTAAATATCCTCTAAATACGCTTCCGCCCCGCTTTCAGGGATCATCATATTCCGCAGCTTCGTGAAAAGCGAAAATTGATAGAGGGGATTGGAAAAAAAGACGACACCCCAGATGAACATGAAAAGTCCGGCCAGAATCGAAACCGTGGTTTCAATAAACAGGGGAGACAGCTTCAATTCCTTTGAATATTTCCTGAGGGAAAAAATTTTCTTAAACGCGTGTATCGTGTATTTCATTACCCCTGCAGAAAGGGGCCGCGTGCGGCCGGAGGACCGGGCGACCCCTTCGTCGTCCGGCTACTGGACATAAAACATGAGGAACCCGACATGCGCGGCCCTGTTTGCCGTCTTCACACCGGTCAGTTTGACCATGACATGCATTTCCATGGTCACCGACGGGGTGAGAATGACGTCACTGTCGATCCCGTCCGTGTTACCGTTGAAAATGAGGTTCCAGTTGTTGTCGTAGACTTCGATATCCACATCGGTGGCTTCCGAACTGGCGGACGCGATGAAAACGTAATTGGTTCCGTAATAAAACGTCCCGTCTATCTGAATGTACTGTCCTTCCTGCATGTAAAAGATCTGTCCCGCGTCGTCGGGTACCGTCACCGCATATCCCTCGTTCTGAAGGTAGACGATCGCGGCTTCCGCGTACGTCAGCAGATTCTCGATCGCCTCTTCCTCTGAGGCATGGAGGAACACACAGGAAAACACTCCCGTTATAACGATACATACCAGTATTCTTTTCATCATCTCATCCCCTCCTCTCATTTAACCATTCCATTGATCTCAATGGCAAGCGCGTTTATCTGTTCCACGACGTCCCTTGATATCGAACCGGTTTCGTCCAGGCTCATGAGATCGAGCAGTTTCGATGTCATCTCGAGGATGTTTTTGTAACGTGGTTTCTGATGCTGGAGATTCAGGTCCGTGAATCTGGCCTTGAAATATCCTGCTTCCGCCTTGCGGACAAGGGCTGAGGCAGTTTTCATCGAGTAGTTTTCGAGGATAATACTCGAGGTCTGCCGCAGCGCCTCGATCCAGGCGCCGAACTCGATCATCACCGACTCCCCCCTGTTGCCGATCGCCTCGAGTGCTTCGATGACCACATCCTTGAGAGAATTCAGGGCCTTTTTTACAAGCTGGGCCTTTTTGTTCTCGTCCTTTTCGCCGAGCGCATCCACAAGCCCCTTTGCCGCGGTCTCTATCTCATCGGACTTGATATTCAGCCTGTCCGCGGCATCCTTGATCGAACCGCTTATCTTTTCCGCCGTCTCGTAATCGTTCAGGAAAACGGCGAGCAGTGCGTTTGCGCTTTTTACACCGATGTGATAACAAATCACCTCACGGTCGGTTGCCGTAATACCCGACGACGTATCGAGCCAGGCGGACCACAGCGATATGTCCGTGTCCGCGATGAGCGCGTTCAACGCCTCGTCGGGATTCGATAACCGGAAAATGATAATATTGTGCTGCAATGGTTTTTCCTGCGGCCCGCATCCGGCTGCGAAGAGCAACAGGAATATCAAAAGCGGTATTCCGGTAAAAACCTTCGGATTTTTACGCATACAAATTCCTCCTTAATTTAAATAAATTCTGCAACCACTTATTTTATAGTGAATTCGGGCGCCTTTTTCAAACGGAAAGCCCCCGGATATTTTTTATTTTTACACACACCTTATAATTTTCCGAGTATCGCGATCGTCGCCAGGTGAAACAGGACCGCATAAACCAGAAGCACGGCCACATTGTAGCGGATCGTCAAAAAAGTGAACCGCCCCCATACCTTTTCATGTGCCGGAAAAATATTCATGTCCCTCAGCCAGAGCGATACATCCCCCGTCCTGCGGTGTTTGATCATGGCGAGCCATGCCGGCGTCCGCGCGACGGCGAGTTCTTTATGGACCGCCTCGTTTACCTCATAAAGGTAATATTTCGTGTAAAACCCGTTCGGCCCGGCTTTTTGAAAAATCGCTTCTATCTCGGCCTTTTCGGACGCCATGAGGCCGCTTCTCAGACGATAGATGGCGTTGTCCGGGTCTTCAGTGTAGTAGGAAGCGAGTTTTTCGGCTCGTTCGGGATATTCGGTCTCCAATTTCTCAAGAAGCCGGCCCGTAAAGGTGTCTGAAGATATCCTCGCGGGGATTTCCCCGGCCGGCGCCCCGGAAAGCCGCCTGAGCGGGGTGTATATCAGGCGGTCACTGTCCCAGCCGCCGCCATTGTCCCTTTCATACGCCTTTTTGATCGTCATGATATGATCGGTATCCGTGACCTGATACAGGGGATTCAAATACTCGCTCGCGGAAAGAAATCCTTCATACGACCATCGGGCAAAGGTAAGGTTGGAATAAAGGGGAATTTCCTTGTTGACGAGTTTGCCCATATCGGAGAAGTCGACAAACATACCCCCGAAAATGATCTGGGGAATGATGATGAGCGGGATGATGTTGAACGCGGCGAGCTCGCTCCGGAGAAGCGATGAAACGAGCAGCCCGAGCGCGAAGGACACATAGGTGGTGACGAATCCCATGAGAAGGAAATAGAAAAAGGAATTGGAGACCGGAAGGTGCGCCAGTTCGGGAGGAAGCGAGACGGGAATCCGGAGGATGATGAATCCCGGGATAAGGTAGAGACATACCTGGAGAAACGCGAACAAAGAAAAGGTAATCGCTTTGGAAACGAGATACTGCCACGGTTTTATATCCACGATCTTTTCGCGGATCAGCATCGGCCTGTCCTTGATGACTTCGTTCACACTCGACATCAGTCCGAAAAAAATAAAAATGATCGCGGAAAGGAAGAGGTATTTGGTCAGCTGGGTATTGGAAAAATACATATACGGTTCGCCCCCGCCCCTGAGGAGAAATGCGAGTATGAGTCCGAGAGTGAGGGGAACGAGAAAGGTCATCACCATGTTGGTCAGGTCCTTCCGCTTTTCCGCGAATGTCCGCCTGAAGAGGGTCAGAAGAATACCGAGCTTTACGGCAAAAGGGCGCTTTACCGCCGGCGGGAGTCCGCCTGCCGCCTCTCCCGCTTCACCGGCCCCTCTGTTCGCGTCCGCTTCCCCCGCCGCCTGTTTGGACAGATAAAGCTGTTTCCAGTAATCGGGTTCATACCGGCGGACGGGGACCGGAACGGATTTCGGCCGCCGGAACAGCTTCCGGAATATCCCGGCGACTCCCCTTCCCCACTCCTCCTTTTCCCTGTAGAGAGGAAGACCGTCTTTTCCCGATTCCTTTTTTTCGAGGACATTGAAAATAATCTCCGGATTCACGTTTCCGCAGGACGGGCATTCGATAAAATCGTCGCGCACCGGAAAGAATTGCTTGAAATACCCGATCGCTTTCATGCTGTCGCCGTAGTACGCGAGTTTGCCCCCGACATCGAGGAGAAGCAGCTTGTCGAACTTCTTGTAGATCTCGGAGCCGGGCTGGTGAATGACGACGAACACGATCTTTCCCTTCTTTGAAAGTGATGAGAGAAGGGAGATGATCATCTCCGAATCCTTTGACGAGAGTCCCGATGTCGGTTCGTCGAGGAAAAAAAGGTCGGGATCGGAAAGCAGTTCGAGACCGATATTGAGCCGCTTTCGCTGGCCCCCGCTCAAAACCTTCTGAACGGGGCTTCCCACTTT of the Spirochaetales bacterium genome contains:
- a CDS encoding ATP-binding cassette domain-containing protein, with product MEDKNAGLEHLNLVRLMAYVIQADGKVSDQEIDFFSKYIREYYPKDVAEEVFNGFLSALKEEPVLESIIDNVNKAYGEDYRRKIVLLIKIYELFGADGITESELGLFDNICGFFSISAEDSDLIKSLLVDAYQYEYIGNVNRKISFGGDPHTFDLIYPGSNVEIFDIRENFFLVNKRSSSRVFIDEELVHDGQIVPLHGRKTLSLGDKDVRLADIHLFFRLKRNNYTKRIYFAYENGNMVKKISFSEADFRMDIDANIIRLYKNTSSGISLVINRTDVEDFSFVNLNDIVVLAGGFRIPLREIILSETRDTYALKEVTPEKNTLVISDRDQCADIYIDDMSEKPLSLTITPHRRDEAVHFTLSAEKLPYPVYLGSEEVKEGQSVSIDRDSTLTIGKNRLLFNTGTGKIVTSFVHFNRFTVDRLSYRFKNGRIGIDDVSFEAKSGELVGFMGASGAGKSTLLQLLLGYYRPSGGRVLVNGEDFFANFDRVRHYIGYVPQDDLLLENLSVYENLKYAAKIRMPEKSGREIDYLVQTVLKDIGLLDKRNLKVGSPVQKVLSGGQRKRLNIGLELLSDPDLFFLDEPTSGLSSKDSEMIISLLSSLSKKGKIVFVVIHQPGSEIYKKFDKLLLLDVGGKLAYYGDSMKAIGYFKQFFPVRDDFIECPSCGNVNPEIIFNVLEKKESGKDGLPLYREKEEWGRGVAGIFRKLFRRPKSVPVPVRRYEPDYWKQLYLSKQAAGEADANRGAGEAGEAAGGLPPAVKRPFAVKLGILLTLFRRTFAEKRKDLTNMVMTFLVPLTLGLILAFLLRGGGEPYMYFSNTQLTKYLFLSAIIFIFFGLMSSVNEVIKDRPMLIREKIVDIKPWQYLVSKAITFSLFAFLQVCLYLIPGFIILRIPVSLPPELAHLPVSNSFFYFLLMGFVTTYVSFALGLLVSSLLRSELAAFNIIPLIIIPQIIFGGMFVDFSDMGKLVNKEIPLYSNLTFARWSYEGFLSASEYLNPLYQVTDTDHIMTIKKAYERDNGGGWDSDRLIYTPLRRLSGAPAGEIPARISSDTFTGRLLEKLETEYPERAEKLASYYTEDPDNAIYRLRSGLMASEKAEIEAIFQKAGPNGFYTKYYLYEVNEAVHKELAVARTPAWLAMIKHRRTGDVSLWLRDMNIFPAHEKVWGRFTFLTIRYNVAVLLVYAVLFHLATIAILGKL